A part of Hippea maritima DSM 10411 genomic DNA contains:
- a CDS encoding TRAP transporter large permease, translating to MTILMVAALLFLFIAIDIPIAVALGVTATFGIYFIAGLPLIAIAQKLFTALDKFALMAIPFFVLAGAFLSEGGTAKRIIKFAHTMVGHLPGGLTMTSILACAIFAAVSGSGPATVAAIGSIMIPAIREAGYSDTFAIGSITTAGSLGILIPPSIVLIVYGVTVDQSIGDLFLAGVVPGIVITMMLMILTYVMARRAGFKRSKPAPVKEKLKAFASSFWALMLIVIIIGGIYSGIFTPTEAAAVSAVYAFFVAKFIYRDLTWKEVPQVILKASATSAMILFIIANAMLFAYFLTIEQIPQQLSEMIIQAHVSKIMFLAGVNVLLIIFGAFMEPSSIVMVTAPLFFPVAMHLGINPIQLGIIYTINMGLGEITPPVGLNLFVAMGITGKSIEYITKTSIPWFITYLAGLLLATYIPQLSLVIFKIF from the coding sequence ATGACTATTTTGATGGTAGCTGCTCTGTTATTTCTGTTTATAGCTATAGATATCCCTATAGCCGTGGCTTTAGGTGTAACTGCTACATTTGGTATATATTTTATTGCGGGTTTACCGCTCATTGCTATTGCTCAAAAATTATTTACCGCTTTAGATAAATTTGCCCTTATGGCTATACCGTTTTTCGTTTTGGCCGGAGCGTTTTTATCTGAGGGTGGAACAGCAAAGAGAATAATAAAATTTGCCCATACAATGGTAGGTCATCTGCCTGGCGGCTTAACTATGACATCAATTTTGGCCTGTGCTATTTTTGCAGCCGTTAGCGGTTCTGGTCCTGCTACAGTTGCTGCTATTGGCTCTATAATGATTCCCGCAATTAGAGAAGCGGGATATTCTGATACATTTGCTATAGGTTCTATTACAACTGCTGGTTCTTTAGGTATTCTTATACCTCCATCTATTGTGCTAATAGTTTACGGTGTTACGGTAGATCAGTCTATAGGCGATCTGTTTTTGGCAGGTGTAGTTCCTGGAATAGTTATTACTATGATGCTGATGATTCTAACTTATGTTATGGCAAGAAGAGCCGGATTTAAAAGAAGTAAACCAGCTCCTGTTAAAGAGAAGCTCAAGGCTTTTGCAAGTAGTTTTTGGGCTTTGATGCTTATAGTTATAATTATAGGAGGAATATACTCAGGTATCTTCACCCCAACGGAAGCAGCGGCAGTTTCTGCAGTCTATGCTTTCTTTGTAGCTAAATTTATCTATAGGGATTTGACCTGGAAAGAAGTTCCTCAGGTTATATTAAAAGCATCGGCTACAAGTGCAATGATTTTATTTATTATAGCAAACGCTATGCTTTTTGCTTACTTCTTAACGATAGAGCAAATACCCCAGCAGCTTTCTGAAATGATTATCCAGGCACATGTTAGCAAGATAATGTTCTTAGCTGGAGTCAATGTTCTTTTGATAATCTTCGGTGCTTTTATGGAGCCATCAAGTATAGTAATGGTTACTGCCCCGCTATTTTTCCCCGTAGCTATGCATTTGGGAATTAATCCAATTCAACTCGGTATTATTTACACAATAAATATGGGTTTAGGAGAAATAACACCGCCTGTTGGTTTGAACCTATTTGTTGCAATGGGTATAACAGGCAAAAGTATAGAGTATATAACAAAAACAAGTATACCTTGGTTTATTACTTATCTAGCAGGATTGTTGCTTGCTACTTATATACCTCAATTATCTTTAGTTATTTTCAAAATATTCTAA
- a CDS encoding nucleoside deaminase, whose product MQTIKINLPNWLTDRCKLNQIFKEDKEKMLFAIELAKLSIRNGGGPFGAAIFSKEGKLVSCGVNLVTKEKLSILHAEIVAFIMAQKKLKTYSLSEAGYFELFSSSEPCAMCLGAILWSGIKRVVFGAYSDAARNIGFDEGPVFEASWNYLKNKGIIVEGGLLKDKAAEVLVSYKELNGVIYNP is encoded by the coding sequence ATGCAAACAATAAAGATAAATCTTCCGAATTGGCTAACAGACAGATGTAAATTAAACCAAATATTTAAAGAAGATAAAGAAAAGATGCTATTTGCCATAGAACTTGCAAAATTGAGCATAAGAAATGGCGGGGGACCGTTTGGTGCGGCTATATTTTCAAAAGAAGGAAAACTCGTTTCTTGCGGTGTAAATCTTGTCACTAAAGAAAAGCTATCTATACTTCATGCAGAGATTGTGGCATTTATTATGGCTCAAAAAAAACTAAAAACCTACAGTCTATCTGAGGCAGGGTATTTTGAGCTATTTTCATCATCTGAGCCCTGTGCCATGTGTTTAGGTGCAATCCTGTGGAGTGGAATAAAGAGGGTAGTGTTTGGCGCATACTCAGACGCTGCAAGAAATATAGGATTTGACGAGGGACCTGTATTTGAGGCATCCTGGAATTATCTGAAAAATAAAGGAATTATAGTGGAAGGCGGCCTCCTAAAGGATAAGGCCGCCGAGGTATTAGTTTCTTATAAAGAACTCAACGGTGTTATTTACAACCCTTAG
- a CDS encoding TRAP transporter substrate-binding protein — MRRGLLAYLVAFVAVFVFSVAAMAKPIVIKFSHVVAVDTPKGQAANYFAKIVKERTHGQVIVKVYPNAMLYGDRAAVEAVQMGTIQMACPATAKFTGWLPEIQLFDLPFLFKNSEHLHKVMDGPVGKKVLNLFRRKGLLGLAYWDNGFKVLSNNKHPIVLPKDCKGLKFRIMSSRVLEAQFKALGASPQVLPFSEVYSALEQGVVDGCENPWSNLYTKKFYEVAPYTTETYHGYLGYVLITNAKFWDSLSPKLRTILEGCVRDATAYERKLADELTKKQRALVLKDPKVKDVVLTPEQREAWRKVLVKIYPKFYKTIGKDLIEEAIKEGNGL, encoded by the coding sequence ATGAGGAGAGGTTTGCTTGCTTACTTGGTAGCTTTTGTGGCTGTGTTTGTCTTTAGTGTCGCAGCCATGGCTAAACCTATTGTAATTAAGTTTAGCCATGTTGTTGCTGTGGATACACCTAAAGGCCAGGCCGCAAACTACTTTGCCAAGATTGTCAAAGAAAGGACACACGGCCAGGTTATCGTAAAGGTTTACCCAAACGCTATGCTTTATGGTGATAGAGCTGCTGTTGAAGCAGTTCAGATGGGAACTATTCAAATGGCTTGTCCTGCAACAGCTAAATTTACAGGGTGGTTGCCTGAGATCCAGTTATTTGATCTTCCATTCTTATTTAAAAACTCCGAGCATTTGCACAAAGTTATGGATGGGCCAGTCGGAAAGAAGGTTTTAAACCTCTTTAGAAGAAAGGGTCTTTTGGGTTTAGCTTATTGGGATAATGGATTTAAGGTACTTTCCAATAACAAGCATCCAATCGTTCTTCCAAAAGATTGTAAGGGTCTAAAGTTTAGAATCATGTCTTCAAGGGTTTTAGAGGCTCAGTTTAAGGCCTTGGGTGCAAGTCCACAGGTTTTACCGTTCTCTGAGGTTTATTCGGCACTCGAACAAGGTGTTGTTGATGGTTGTGAAAACCCATGGTCTAACCTTTACACAAAGAAATTCTATGAGGTTGCCCCATACACCACAGAGACATATCATGGTTATTTAGGCTATGTTCTTATTACAAATGCCAAATTCTGGGATAGTCTTTCTCCAAAACTGAGAACTATCTTAGAAGGTTGCGTAAGAGATGCTACAGCTTATGAAAGAAAATTGGCTGATGAACTTACAAAAAAACAGAGGGCTTTAGTTTTGAAGGATCCAAAAGTAAAAGATGTTGTTCTTACGCCCGAACAGAGGGAAGCATGGAGAAAGGTTCTTGTTAAGATATATCCTAAATTCTACAAAACTATAGGCAAAGATTTAATTGAAGAGGCAATAAAAGAAGGGAATGGCCTCTAA
- a CDS encoding CBS domain-containing protein encodes MKAITAHKNPDFDAIASCVAAKKLYPDAVILFPQFHGKGNAQFILQSLIYPFLEEAEHVDLNSIDTLIVVDTHSSKRIEPKYRPLLKKAKIICYDHHEEGDLACEQTHLVKYGANTTQLVEKIIKNGIEIDEEEATLFMLGIYADTGRLTFSSTTPNDIKAAAFLLEKGADLETVKEVLEEALTETDVIILNDLIKNKRIYEIGKKRIGLSFSSLDEYVANVSNLVGKLINIDRLDAAIAVFRMGSRLYIIGRSNDKEIDVSRILKEVGGGGHPQAASATIKDATLIDTTEKLSQLIKEELLGQIKAKDIMSFPPKFVYATDSIEKVNELISKSGMNALVVVCKETGDVMGIITRQVINKAIFHNMHKKTVSLFMNTEIKTVDVEENFNNIKRIVLDEKQRLIPVLERGKLVGVITRTNLLKILSETINREKPLKLQNISSRVKGTLPKNALEYLKEIGELAKSMGYNAYLVGGIIRDIILGWENLDIDIVIEGDGIVFAKEFAKIKQAKVATHERFKTATLVMKDGMRIDIATAREEYYDLPGALPVVEKSSIKLDLYRRDFTINALAMKLHDEFGDLLDFFGGLNDIKNKKIRVLHMLSFVDDPTRMYRAVRFAARLGFDIGQQTDRLIKVAVELGIVNKVEKIRIFNEIVHILNNDNVKSSFEMLKSYRLIRTLDNKLIIDDRILSYIDEAEEIVKSCSIFCKNKKIKRERVFLILLEYLFGKSTSFSKAVGADDQTYEFVKNTSKKIPIANGILSKKNVNDLEIYEALSKIPLEGILALYPLTKEKERLIRYLEDLMHREPIIKGKDLIKLGFKPSKIFGQMINDIFKQQLLGKIKDKIEAIKYIEENYKNANNKDKSSELANRQM; translated from the coding sequence GTGAAGGCCATAACAGCCCATAAGAATCCAGACTTTGATGCCATAGCGAGTTGCGTTGCGGCTAAAAAGCTATACCCTGATGCTGTAATTTTGTTCCCACAATTCCACGGTAAGGGTAATGCTCAGTTTATTCTTCAATCTTTGATTTACCCGTTTTTAGAAGAGGCAGAACATGTAGACTTAAATAGCATAGACACCCTAATAGTTGTCGATACACACTCATCCAAAAGGATCGAGCCCAAATACAGACCTTTATTGAAAAAGGCAAAGATCATTTGCTATGACCATCACGAAGAAGGCGATCTTGCATGTGAACAAACACACCTTGTAAAATACGGTGCAAATACAACACAGCTTGTTGAGAAGATAATTAAAAACGGCATTGAGATAGATGAAGAAGAGGCGACTCTGTTTATGCTTGGCATCTACGCTGATACGGGAAGACTTACATTCTCCTCTACAACACCTAATGATATAAAGGCGGCTGCTTTTCTTTTAGAAAAAGGCGCAGATTTAGAAACTGTTAAAGAGGTATTGGAAGAAGCACTAACAGAAACCGATGTAATAATTCTCAACGATTTAATAAAAAACAAACGTATTTACGAGATAGGGAAAAAAAGAATAGGTCTGTCGTTTTCATCCTTAGATGAATATGTCGCCAATGTTTCAAACCTTGTAGGAAAATTAATAAACATAGATAGGCTTGATGCTGCCATTGCAGTCTTTAGGATGGGCTCAAGACTCTACATCATAGGGCGCTCAAATGACAAAGAGATAGATGTATCAAGGATACTAAAAGAGGTTGGAGGAGGGGGGCATCCTCAAGCCGCAAGTGCAACAATAAAAGATGCTACACTCATCGACACAACAGAAAAACTCAGTCAACTTATAAAAGAGGAACTGTTGGGACAAATAAAAGCCAAAGATATCATGAGCTTTCCGCCTAAATTTGTATATGCTACAGACTCTATAGAAAAAGTCAATGAACTAATATCCAAAAGCGGTATGAATGCCCTGGTAGTAGTCTGCAAAGAGACAGGTGATGTCATGGGAATAATAACAAGGCAGGTTATAAATAAAGCAATATTTCACAATATGCACAAAAAAACCGTTTCTTTATTCATGAATACAGAAATCAAAACTGTCGACGTAGAAGAGAACTTCAACAACATAAAAAGAATAGTGCTCGATGAGAAACAAAGGCTCATACCTGTATTGGAAAGAGGAAAACTCGTAGGAGTTATAACAAGAACAAATCTACTAAAGATATTAAGCGAAACCATAAATAGGGAAAAGCCACTAAAATTACAAAATATAAGCTCAAGGGTAAAAGGAACCTTGCCGAAAAACGCATTAGAATACTTAAAAGAAATAGGAGAACTTGCAAAAAGCATGGGGTACAACGCCTATCTTGTAGGCGGAATAATCAGGGATATAATTTTAGGCTGGGAAAATTTAGACATAGACATTGTTATAGAAGGTGATGGAATAGTTTTTGCCAAAGAGTTTGCAAAAATAAAACAAGCTAAAGTAGCAACACACGAGCGCTTCAAAACCGCAACACTGGTTATGAAAGATGGAATGCGTATAGATATAGCAACAGCAAGAGAGGAGTATTACGATTTACCAGGTGCTCTACCAGTAGTTGAGAAAAGTTCAATAAAACTCGACCTGTATAGGAGGGACTTCACTATAAACGCATTGGCTATGAAACTTCACGATGAGTTTGGAGACCTGTTGGATTTCTTTGGCGGCCTCAACGATATAAAAAACAAAAAAATCAGAGTATTGCACATGCTGAGCTTTGTTGATGACCCAACAAGAATGTACAGAGCTGTGAGATTTGCCGCAAGGCTCGGCTTCGACATAGGCCAGCAAACTGACAGATTAATAAAGGTAGCCGTGGAACTTGGCATTGTAAACAAGGTTGAAAAGATACGTATATTCAATGAAATTGTTCACATACTCAACAATGATAATGTCAAGAGCAGTTTTGAAATGCTGAAGAGCTACAGGCTTATAAGGACGCTCGATAATAAACTTATAATAGACGATAGAATACTCAGCTATATAGATGAGGCTGAAGAGATTGTAAAGAGTTGCTCAATATTTTGCAAAAACAAAAAAATAAAAAGAGAGAGAGTATTTCTTATACTACTTGAATACCTATTCGGAAAATCCACAAGCTTCTCAAAAGCTGTGGGTGCTGACGATCAAACTTACGAGTTTGTAAAAAATACATCAAAAAAGATACCTATAGCAAACGGAATTCTATCAAAAAAAAACGTAAATGATCTTGAAATATATGAAGCTTTATCCAAAATACCTTTAGAGGGCATTTTGGCTCTTTATCCGCTAACAAAAGAAAAGGAAAGGCTCATACGATATCTTGAGGATTTGATGCACAGAGAGCCGATAATCAAAGGTAAAGACTTAATAAAACTTGGATTTAAACCATCAAAAATATTCGGACAAATGATAAACGATATATTCAAGCAACAACTACTTGGAAAGATAAAAGACAAAATCGAGGCAATAAAATACATAGAGGAGAATTATAAAAATGCAAACAATAAAGATAAATCTTCCGAATTGGCTAACAGACAGATGTAA
- a CDS encoding 7-carboxy-7-deazaguanine synthase QueE: MIVDVSEIFYSIQGEGSKIGYKAIFIRLCGCNLKCPFCDTKYALSCKNPMNAHEIYEKISRFPAKNIIFTGGEPTLKDNFMAYFMKKYNNYSYFLETNGTLFPKKSINLFSHIVVSPKMFAINLDVLKSLIKYSISIEFKFVVDENFTKELELMEELGLKEATFQPVWLNDSMESYIKKTVRIIEKLKDIPYNIRIIPQIHKILYGQKKGV; the protein is encoded by the coding sequence ATGATTGTAGATGTTAGTGAGATATTTTACTCCATTCAAGGGGAGGGCTCAAAAATTGGTTATAAAGCCATATTCATAAGGTTATGCGGCTGTAATTTAAAGTGTCCTTTCTGTGACACAAAATATGCGCTAAGCTGCAAAAATCCAATGAATGCACATGAGATATACGAAAAAATAAGCAGGTTTCCTGCAAAGAACATTATATTTACAGGCGGTGAGCCGACATTGAAAGATAACTTCATGGCGTATTTTATGAAAAAATACAACAATTACTCCTATTTTTTAGAAACCAACGGAACGCTGTTTCCAAAAAAAAGTATCAATTTGTTTTCACATATAGTTGTAAGTCCAAAAATGTTTGCTATTAATTTAGATGTATTGAAAAGCTTAATAAAATACTCCATAAGCATCGAGTTTAAGTTTGTTGTGGATGAAAATTTTACAAAAGAGCTTGAATTGATGGAAGAATTGGGTTTAAAAGAGGCCACGTTTCAACCGGTATGGTTGAACGACTCAATGGAAAGCTACATAAAAAAAACAGTTAGAATAATAGAAAAGCTCAAAGATATTCCTTACAACATCAGGATTATTCCGCAGATACATAAAATCCTATACGGTCAAAAGAAGGGGGTTTAG
- a CDS encoding TRAP transporter small permease, giving the protein MMETIKKIDRVLGAIDKTLMVILASSATILAFVNVIARYVFSSSLVWAGELTTYLFIWMTLFGASYGFEIGMHMSFDALVKALPPKLCKFVTLISALVVFGFLVMLTILGIDLVKFDYMTQQVSIDLQIPFWIIYLVVPITMATASWRVFVRLIEILQTPGDKLKQRVGSDLEKAEEEGLIE; this is encoded by the coding sequence ATGATGGAAACAATAAAGAAGATAGATAGAGTGCTTGGGGCAATAGATAAAACCTTGATGGTAATACTTGCTTCATCTGCTACTATATTAGCCTTTGTTAATGTAATAGCAAGATATGTATTTAGTTCAAGTTTGGTTTGGGCAGGAGAACTTACAACTTATCTGTTCATTTGGATGACTTTATTTGGTGCAAGCTATGGATTTGAAATAGGTATGCATATGTCTTTTGATGCGTTGGTTAAGGCATTGCCTCCAAAGTTATGTAAATTCGTCACTTTAATAAGTGCATTAGTTGTGTTTGGTTTTTTAGTAATGTTGACTATTTTGGGTATCGATCTTGTTAAGTTCGATTATATGACCCAGCAGGTTTCAATAGACCTCCAAATCCCGTTTTGGATTATATATCTGGTTGTGCCTATAACTATGGCCACGGCATCATGGAGAGTTTTTGTAAGGCTTATAGAGATACTGCAAACACCAGGTGATAAACTTAAACAGAGGGTTGGTTCTGATCTTGAAAAGGCAGAAGAGGAGGGATTAATAGAATGA
- a CDS encoding NADP-dependent malic enzyme, whose product MSNSRLREEALKYHLGDRAGKIEVRPTKPLKTQKDLSLAYTPGVAEVSLVLAEDPKTAYKYTAKGNLVAVVSNGTAVLGLGNIGALASKPVMEGKGNLFKTFADIDVFDIEVNETDPDKLVDIIASLEPTFGGINLEDIKAPECFYIEEKLREKMNIPVFHDDQHGTAVISGAALLNALEITGKDISKCKLVVNGAGAAGVACAKFYMTLGIRKENIIMLDSRGVIYKGREAGMNKYKEFFAVDTDARTLEEALEGADIFLGVSKANVLTEEMVKRMSDKPIIFAMANPDPEITYDRAKNANPNVIMGTGRSDYPNQINNVLAFPFLFRGALDTLATQINDEMMMAAAKALAQLAKEDVPESVLKAYGVENLKFGPEYILPKPFDPRALFYVAPAVAEAAIKSGVAQIDESEFDLEEYKEQLRERLDKTKSVTRYIYNKAKSDPKRVVFTETTDANILRAVESSLEEGTVKPIFIGARSFTREDVAKRIKELGLKESMLDKIEFIDPLYYDKTQKYAEMLYEDRKRKGITRKEATYIMEHRPNYFAAMMVKNGDADSMIIGETYNYPAGVRPVLTVLDKEEGSVVAGLYVMIIKNKIYVFADTTVNINPTSEELVVIAKEAACFYEDLTDNKAVVAMLSFSNFGSNNQEEAKKVRRAVDILKEKHPEIVVDGEIQANVAVDRDLIDQFYPFSDLANKNVNVLIFPNLDAANIAYKLLYKMGGAYPIGPILVGLKQSAHVLEMGSTSSMIQDMIAIASFDAQRKGCK is encoded by the coding sequence ATGTCTAACAGTAGGTTAAGAGAAGAAGCTTTAAAGTATCATCTTGGTGACAGGGCTGGTAAGATAGAGGTAAGGCCCACAAAACCTTTAAAAACCCAAAAAGACCTATCTTTAGCTTATACACCAGGTGTTGCAGAGGTGTCTTTGGTGTTAGCTGAAGACCCAAAAACCGCCTATAAATATACTGCCAAGGGTAATCTTGTTGCTGTTGTATCAAATGGAACAGCGGTTCTGGGTTTGGGGAATATCGGTGCTTTGGCCTCAAAACCTGTTATGGAGGGTAAGGGAAACCTATTTAAGACCTTTGCCGATATAGATGTTTTTGATATTGAAGTTAATGAAACCGACCCGGATAAATTAGTTGATATAATTGCATCGTTGGAGCCAACGTTTGGAGGAATTAACCTTGAAGATATAAAGGCGCCTGAGTGTTTTTATATTGAGGAGAAATTAAGAGAGAAGATGAATATACCTGTATTTCATGATGATCAACATGGAACGGCTGTTATAAGTGGAGCAGCTCTTCTAAACGCTTTGGAGATAACAGGTAAGGATATATCAAAATGTAAACTTGTAGTTAACGGTGCCGGTGCTGCAGGTGTTGCCTGTGCAAAATTCTACATGACGCTCGGAATAAGAAAGGAAAACATTATAATGTTGGACTCAAGGGGCGTAATATATAAAGGCAGAGAAGCCGGCATGAATAAGTACAAAGAGTTTTTTGCGGTAGATACAGATGCAAGGACTCTTGAGGAGGCTTTGGAGGGTGCGGATATTTTTCTTGGCGTTTCCAAGGCCAATGTTTTGACTGAAGAGATGGTTAAGAGAATGAGTGATAAGCCTATAATATTTGCTATGGCGAATCCAGACCCTGAAATTACCTATGATAGAGCAAAAAACGCCAATCCTAATGTGATTATGGGCACAGGAAGAAGCGATTATCCAAACCAGATAAATAATGTTTTAGCATTCCCGTTCCTTTTCAGGGGTGCTTTGGATACGCTTGCAACCCAGATTAATGATGAAATGATGATGGCGGCAGCAAAGGCTTTGGCTCAACTTGCCAAAGAGGATGTGCCAGAAAGTGTTTTGAAGGCTTATGGAGTTGAGAACTTGAAGTTTGGCCCTGAATATATCCTGCCCAAGCCGTTTGACCCAAGGGCGTTGTTTTATGTTGCACCGGCTGTTGCTGAGGCTGCAATAAAATCTGGTGTTGCCCAGATAGATGAGAGTGAGTTTGACCTTGAGGAGTACAAAGAGCAACTGAGAGAGAGGTTGGATAAGACCAAATCCGTAACACGCTACATCTATAACAAGGCAAAATCTGATCCAAAGAGGGTTGTCTTCACAGAAACGACAGATGCAAATATTTTGCGCGCAGTAGAAAGCAGTTTGGAAGAGGGTACGGTAAAACCAATCTTTATCGGCGCGAGGAGCTTTACAAGAGAGGATGTTGCAAAGAGGATAAAAGAGCTTGGCTTAAAAGAAAGTATGTTGGATAAGATTGAGTTTATAGACCCGCTTTACTACGATAAGACTCAAAAATACGCAGAAATGTTATACGAAGATAGGAAGAGAAAGGGTATTACAAGGAAAGAAGCTACCTATATTATGGAGCACAGGCCAAACTATTTTGCCGCTATGATGGTTAAAAATGGCGATGCTGACTCTATGATAATAGGTGAAACATATAATTATCCTGCCGGCGTAAGGCCTGTGTTGACTGTTCTTGATAAAGAAGAAGGTAGCGTGGTGGCTGGTCTTTATGTAATGATAATCAAAAACAAGATTTATGTATTTGCTGATACTACAGTAAATATAAATCCTACGAGTGAAGAATTAGTTGTTATAGCAAAAGAAGCAGCTTGTTTCTATGAGGACTTGACCGATAATAAGGCTGTTGTTGCTATGTTATCTTTCTCTAATTTTGGTAGCAATAATCAAGAAGAGGCAAAAAAGGTTAGAAGGGCTGTAGATATATTGAAAGAGAAACACCCTGAAATAGTAGTCGATGGAGAGATCCAGGCTAATGTTGCAGTTGATAGGGATTTAATAGATCAGTTTTATCCATTTAGTGATTTAGCCAATAAAAATGTTAATGTTTTGATATTTCCTAATCTTGATGCTGCAAATATAGCGTATAAACTACTCTACAAGATGGGTGGCGCATATCCTATAGGTCCTATTCTTGTCGGATTGAAGCAGTCTGCCCATGTACTTGAGATGGGTTCAACATCTTCGATGATTCAGGATATGATCGCTATAGCTTCGTTTGATGCTCAAAGAAAAGGTTGTAAATAA
- the queC gene encoding 7-cyano-7-deazaguanine synthase QueC translates to MKKAVIIYSGGLDSTTCLFWALDEFDEVHTITFYYAQRHSIEVDFSKKTLELAQRIKNKTIKSHYFSIDLSQIGGSALTDPSIDVPKNRDEEKISSEIPITYVPFRNGVFLSITAALAEKNEIYNIIGGWNMLDYSGYPDCRDDFLTAFEKAINYGTKAGSQGKTFKILTPLLKMNKAQIILFGKKHGADYSYSYSCYSGDGIPCGECDACILRAKGFKEAGLEDDFLVRLKREGHNSP, encoded by the coding sequence ATGAAAAAGGCTGTAATTATATATTCAGGCGGACTTGATTCAACAACGTGTTTATTTTGGGCATTGGATGAGTTTGACGAGGTTCACACAATTACATTTTACTACGCGCAGAGACACTCCATAGAGGTAGATTTCTCAAAAAAAACACTTGAATTAGCCCAAAGAATAAAGAATAAAACCATAAAAAGCCATTACTTTTCAATAGATCTATCTCAGATAGGCGGAAGTGCATTAACTGACCCCTCAATAGATGTGCCAAAAAATAGAGATGAAGAGAAGATATCCTCAGAAATACCCATAACCTATGTGCCGTTTAGAAACGGCGTGTTTTTGTCAATTACAGCCGCATTGGCAGAAAAAAACGAGATTTACAACATCATAGGCGGATGGAATATGTTGGACTATTCAGGCTACCCAGACTGCAGAGATGATTTTCTAACTGCCTTTGAAAAGGCTATAAACTACGGCACAAAGGCAGGTAGCCAAGGAAAAACGTTTAAAATATTGACACCCCTGTTAAAGATGAATAAAGCACAGATCATACTATTTGGCAAAAAGCACGGCGCAGATTACTCCTATTCATACTCCTGCTATTCAGGGGATGGCATACCTTGTGGTGAGTGTGATGCATGTATTCTAAGGGCCAAGGGCTTCAAAGAAGCTGGTTTAGAGGATGATTTTTTGGTAAGATTGAAGCGTGAAGGCCATAACAGCCCATAA